In one Kitasatospora cineracea genomic region, the following are encoded:
- a CDS encoding DUF3566 domain-containing protein produces MSGATGAGGATGGLAGGPGGTAQQSYGGQTPPPPSAPPTAGGGFSQPTTYVKGQPTPPRGTRVPGTPGQSGGQSRRPGPSAGGGGTGRTRKARLRITKADPWSVMKVSFLLSLAIGVIIIVAAAVLWMTLDGLGVFSSLSGTLKDVTGSGSDSSSAFNLMDYIGFGKVMLFTVLIALVDIVLMTALATLAAFIYNSAAGFTGGIELTLAEED; encoded by the coding sequence GGCGGGCGGGCCGGGCGGAACCGCCCAGCAGTCCTACGGGGGCCAGACCCCGCCCCCGCCGAGCGCCCCGCCCACCGCGGGCGGCGGCTTCTCCCAGCCCACCACCTACGTCAAGGGCCAGCCCACCCCGCCGCGCGGCACCCGCGTCCCCGGCACCCCCGGGCAGTCCGGCGGCCAGTCCCGCCGCCCCGGCCCGTCCGCCGGCGGTGGCGGCACCGGCCGGACCCGCAAGGCCCGGCTGCGGATCACCAAGGCCGACCCGTGGTCGGTGATGAAGGTCAGCTTCCTGCTCTCGCTGGCCATCGGCGTGATCATCATCGTGGCCGCCGCGGTGCTCTGGATGACCCTCGACGGCCTCGGCGTCTTCTCCTCGCTGAGCGGCACCCTGAAGGACGTCACCGGCAGCGGCTCCGACAGCTCCAGCGCCTTCAACCTGATGGACTACATCGGGTTCGGCAAGGTGATGCTCTTCACCGTCCTGATCGCGCTGGTCGACATCGTCCTGATGACCGCCCTGGCCACCCTCGCCGCGTTCATCTACAACTCCGCGGCGGGCTTCACCGGCGGCATCGAGCTGACCCTCGCCGAAGAGGACTGA